The sequence TACCGGTCCCGCAGATACCGCGGGATGGATTCAGTACTCTTTGGCCTTTCTGGCCCAAGTCACGTGCGCCGCGCTCCATTGAAGGAGCGTAAGGCGGCAGCCGCTCGGCATTGTGGCATCAAACCGGAAAGCTTTAGCAGACGCCATATAACCGCTTGTGTCCAGTCCATTGCCGTAAACTTCGAGCAAATTGAGCGTCCCAGCGACTACGAGCTGTCTGATCCGAAACTCCGCAAAAGAAGAGAGCTTGAGCAAGCTAGAATCTATAAGGGCTTCGAGCGGCCTGTGTAGGTCAGCTTCGCGTCTGGCTTAACTACTATTCGCCCAGCCGGTACCGGTTGGGCTTTTTCTATACTTTCTCGTGAGGTGCGAATCGTCTCCACATTAAATGAGGCTCCTGCAGACCCAGCCGGTCCGCAAGAGCCTCATTGCTGCCTCTTCCGCTACAACGGCAGCGACCACCGCGTGTCCGAGGCCGGAAGGGCCACGACCTGTTCGCCGCCGGGTCTGATCAAGATGGTGAAGTCCTCCGGACGCGGCTGCCCGAGCCGGAGCCACTGCTCGTGCGCGGCCTCCAGTTCGTCCCACAGCTGCCGGTCACCGCCTTGCGTGACCTGGCGGTCAGCGGCGGGATCACCGGGGGTGACCTCAACGCGAGCCCATGCTCCGGTGCCGGGGTCCGTGACGCAGAAGTAGATGGGACCGTCCGTGACCTTGACGTGCCCGGACTCGGTTCCGGGCATCGCCAGCTGGGCGAAGAACGCGAACACCCGCCCGCGCTCACGCAGCGCCCCCGGAGCCAGCCGGGTCGTACGGGATTTGCCGGCCTCGTGAACAGCGCGGCTGGACAGCTCGGGCAGGAGGCGGAAGGGCTGGTCAGGGCTTCGCAGCGGCATGAAGTTCAACTTCGTGGGTAAGAACTGGCCGCGGGCGGACTGGTCGGAACCCACGGTCAGCCGGGCGAGGTTGCCAGCGAAAGCGCCGCGGATGTCCGTGAGGATGGTCCCGCCGGGCCGGGTCTGGGCGAGCCAGGCCGGAGGCACCTTCCGCAGCGACGCCGTAGCAATGATCCGGTCGTACGGCGCGCGCTCCGGGTAGCCGCCGTACCCGTCCGCCACTGCGAGCCTCGGGGCCAAGCCGAGAGCGTCCAGCCGCTCGCGGGCTTGGTCCACGTACGCCGGGTTGACGTCAACGGAAGTCACCGACTCAGACCCCAGCCGGTGCGACAGCAAGGCGGCGGTCCACCCGGTGCCGGTCCCGATCTCTAGTACCGAGTCGCCCTCGGTGGCCCCGCTCTGCTCCAGCATGGTGGCAACAACGGTCGGGGCGGAACACGAGCTGACGAGCACGCCCTGCTCGTCAAAGTCGGTCAGCAGGGCCTCATCGTGGTAGACCGCGCGCAGCCAGTCCTCTTGCCGCTCGGGGTCGGCGGCATAGTGGGACTGGCCGCCCAGGTTGTCCGGCAGGGTGAAGCGCGGTACGAACAGGTGCCGCGGGGTCTCCTCGAAGGCCGCGCGCCACGCGGGCGTGGTCAGCACTCCCTTGTCGGCGAGTTGCCGGATCAATGCCTGGTTGAGTTCGTCGGCCAGCTGCTGCAGGCGGTGGTCGAGGTCGGTCACAGGGCTTCTCCTGTCAGGTGCGCGGCCAAGGCCGCGGCGATGGGAAGCCCGGTCGCTTCCTCGATCCAACCCCATTGGCCGCCCGGCTTCAGGTCGACGAAGTGGTGCTGGCCATCTGCGGTCACGACGAAGTCGGCCGCGGCAAAGACCAGGCCGAGCCGGTCCAGTAGGGCCAGCAGGGCGGCTTCGACCTCGCCCGGCAGGTCTACCGGCTCGTAGCGCAACCCGGCGTAGTTCGTCCGCCAGTCGATGGCACCTCCCTCCGGCGACAAGATGTTGGCGGCGAACACCCGCCGGCCGACCACGGTTGCCCGCACGTCGCCGACTTTCGGCACCCGCGTTTGGAACTGGTGCGCCGTCAGGGCTACGCGTGGGTCGGCCAGGTCCGAGGTCGCCACTTCGGTCGTGGGGATGAACGCCACCCGGTTGCCATCCGCAACGGTGGCGGAGGCCAGGGCTTTGTACACCGCTAGCCCGAGAAAGGTGCTGTGCTCGGCGGCGTCCTCCGGGATGTTGGTGATCACGGTTCGCGGCACGGACAGCCCGCACGCGGCAGCGGCCTGGAGCTGCAGGGGCTTGTACTCAGCGTCAGCCGCCCGAGACGGGTGGTTGACCCAGGCGCACGGCAGGCTGAGGAGAAGCCCGCCGATGCCTCGACGGGCTTCCCGACCCGCGAACCGCTGCTCCGCATCGGTCATCGCCGCCGAGAACCTGAACATGGTCGGTCGGCGGACGTAGACGCTGCGGATGTCGCCCAGTTCAACGGCACGATCCACGCTGCGAATCTCACCGTGCCACGTGCCGTCGAACTGCGCACTCACTTGGAGCGAGAGCGGAAAGTCGGCAGTGTCGACGCGCAGCACCGAGGCGCCCCGGTTGGCCAGCTCCTTGACCACCAGGTCGGCCGTCGTGTCGGTGGCTTCGGTCAGCACCAGCACGGTGCTGGCAGCAGGTTGCGGGTTCATTAGCTTTAGCCTGTCTCTCCGCACGGCCGTTAGTCGTCGGTGACGTCGAAGGCCACGTCCTCGTCTTCCCCAGAGCCGTCGCTCGTCACCTCAGTGACGGCCTGAGTAGGGTCCTTCTTCGCGTTGGGGGTGCTGATGCGGTTGGGCGCGGTCCGCAGCGTGAGGCCGAAGGGCGTCACGGCAGTGTCCGAAATAGGCTCGGCCGTGGGCGTCCACCCCAACGGCGGCCCGAGCACAAACCGCTTGTCGGCGTCGGTGAGGGGCAGCTCAACTGTAGTCATCTGTCCTCTTTCTGTTGTGATTCAACAAAACCCCGGCCTGTCGGTTCAAGCCGGAGGGCCTTAGGAGTCCGGATCGCCAGGCGGCCAACTTGGCGGTGGAGGTGGCCGGTCCGGCAGGTTGCGCAGACCTTGAAGCACCCGGGCGGCAAGATCGGCGGGCGGCGACGAGAGCGGGCGGCGCGGGTACGGCGTGGGCTTGCCGACGTAAGGCCGGGTTCGTTTCGGCAGTACCGGTGGTAGTTCCACGGTGGGCTCGTCGGCCGGGGCCGGCTGAATCCGGGGCAAGACTTCTGTGGGGGCGCTGGCGAAGTCGGCTGCGGCCTGCTCTCGCGCCAGGCGCTCTCGGATGCCGTCCACCGTCCGGTTCGGCTGAGCCCGGACGCGCCGGTTGTGCCAGGCGTCCGAGATGAGCACCACCAGCACCCAGACCACCGGCACCGCCATGACGACGAGCACCGCCAGCGCCCCGCCGTTCACGGACCTGGGGACTCGGACAGGTCGGGTGGGCCCGCGGTGGCCGGCGGGACGGGCAGCTTGCCTGCGTAGAGGCCGAGCACTTCGGCCAGTGCCACGAGCAGCCGGGCGACTTCCTGCAGGTCGGGACCGCTGAGCGCTTCGGCCTCCAGCTGCGCGGCAACCCGCAGCAGCTCACGGCCAGTGGTCCGGACCCGATCAGCCAGTGTGACTGGGCCGTTCGGCTCCTGCTCGTCGGCGTGAGCAATCAAGAGGCTGGCTAGGCCCACAAGCAGCCCGGCGAATTCACGCTGTTTTTCAGCGGCCATCGCTTCGGTCAGAAGTTCGGTGGAGATACGCGGCATGTGCTTGTTGACGGCGGCGAGCGCGCGAACGAGATCGCCGGTCTCGCGTTTCACGTCACCGCCTCCGCCAGCTCGTCTGAGAGCACTTGCAGCTGGGCGCCGGTTCGCCGGATGGCGGCTTGCTTCACCAGCGCGGCTCCGATGTGGAGTGAGAGGTCACCCGGCTCGACCAGCAGCACGGCCGCTCGGGGGTAGACCGGCAGCGCGTCCACCAGGCCGGTGAAGCCGGGCTCGATGACTTCGTCCGGTCCGCTGGCAGCGTCCACGAACATCGCGCCGAAGATCCAGCCCTCGGTGTAGCACCAAAGCTCGAGGAGTGCGGCGCACGCCTGAGTGGCTTGCCGGTCATTCCCAGGCGCGGTCACGTAGCCATAGGCCACGAGGGGGTTTACGGCCGGCGCCGCTGTGAAGGGCCTTGTGAGCAGTGCATCCGCCATCGCGTCGAGGCGGGGTGGCATGTCGGGGTGCACTAGAACCCCTCCCGCAGCCGATACGCCTGCAGTGCCGACGGGCACGGCCAAGCCTCCTCGCACCACAAGCAGCCGCTTACGCCCGGCTCGTGGATGAGCAGCGTCAGCGTGATGAGCGAGTACAGCTGGGCCGGTTCCGGCAGTCGGGCTTCGGTGACAGGAGCCAGTGCCTGGCCGCGCTGCCAGCACCGAGGTACCAGCGTCAGCGGTCGCCTCCGGTGGTGGTGGGTTACGCGAGCCGCCATGTCGTCCCTGCTTCCTTGTGGGGTCTGGGAGCACCCCGGCGACCAGGACCCGTGTCGGAACGGGCATGGAGGACATGACCCGTGGACGGTTCAACCGATCGCCGGGGTGCCGAAATGACCATGGAGCGGCCGCCCCTGGTCCACCAGGGCGCAAAATCGACACGTTTCTTGCATCCGGCCGTCTGACCTGCGGTAATGTGACGATCTCGCACTGTCACCGAGGGGAGACGATCATGGGTGGCCGACGCATCGGG is a genomic window of Amycolatopsis lexingtonensis containing:
- a CDS encoding methyltransferase domain-containing protein; translated protein: MTDLDHRLQQLADELNQALIRQLADKGVLTTPAWRAAFEETPRHLFVPRFTLPDNLGGQSHYAADPERQEDWLRAVYHDEALLTDFDEQGVLVSSCSAPTVVATMLEQSGATEGDSVLEIGTGTGWTAALLSHRLGSESVTSVDVNPAYVDQARERLDALGLAPRLAVADGYGGYPERAPYDRIIATASLRKVPPAWLAQTRPGGTILTDIRGAFAGNLARLTVGSDQSARGQFLPTKLNFMPLRSPDQPFRLLPELSSRAVHEAGKSRTTRLAPGALRERGRVFAFFAQLAMPGTESGHVKVTDGPIYFCVTDPGTGAWARVEVTPGDPAADRQVTQGGDRQLWDELEAAHEQWLRLGQPRPEDFTILIRPGGEQVVALPASDTRWSLPL
- the tgmB gene encoding ATP-grasp ribosomal peptide maturase, giving the protein MNPQPAASTVLVLTEATDTTADLVVKELANRGASVLRVDTADFPLSLQVSAQFDGTWHGEIRSVDRAVELGDIRSVYVRRPTMFRFSAAMTDAEQRFAGREARRGIGGLLLSLPCAWVNHPSRAADAEYKPLQLQAAAACGLSVPRTVITNIPEDAAEHSTFLGLAVYKALASATVADGNRVAFIPTTEVATSDLADPRVALTAHQFQTRVPKVGDVRATVVGRRVFAANILSPEGGAIDWRTNYAGLRYEPVDLPGEVEAALLALLDRLGLVFAAADFVVTADGQHHFVDLKPGGQWGWIEEATGLPIAAALAAHLTGEAL